The following DNA comes from Anastrepha obliqua isolate idAnaObli1 chromosome 1, idAnaObli1_1.0, whole genome shotgun sequence.
TTCGTACGACTCGGCGAATTGGACTACAGCACTACCAGTGATGCAACTCAAACGCAAGATTTCGATGTACGCAATGCCATTATGCATCCAATGTATAAATTGGAGCATTACAATGATATCGCACTAGTCGAATTGGCTCGAGACGCGACACTTAATGAGTATGTCCTTCCCGCTTGCTTGCCATCTAAGAACACCGAATATAAAAGTTTCACAGCTGTGGGTTGGGGTGAAACCGAACACAAGATATCATCACCGCATTTACTCAAAGTGCAATTAAATGTATTCGCAGGTAATGATTGCACTGCATCTGAAACAGCACAGATCGAATTAGAGTGGGGTGTTAGGGAGCGTACGCAAATCTGTGCTGGCAGTCATCAGAGTGGCTTTGACACGTGCTACGGTGACTCCGGCGGGCCATTATATGTGCCGCATCCAAGTTATCCATGCATGCTGCAAGTGGCCGCGATAACTTCATTTGGTTATGTGAGATGTGGCACAGCTGGTATTCCGAGCATAAATACGAAGGTCAATTTGTATTTAGACTGGATTGAGAATGTGGTGTGGAATACAACAACACCTTTCTGAAAGAATAAAATCGGGAAATAAAGATTTTCCAGATCTCGACGGTTTAAAATTGCTTACAACTTTATGTACTACGTTGCGTTGTATGTGGCAACTTAAAAACTGTATATTCATAATAAGCATACCGTTTATAGCATCTCctcttattttcttaaaatatattaagttgaaaaaaatcaattctttctggctttctaaaataaatatgtatataagtatatgggtATGTCTGTAAGTGTCCTGTCGTTGCTAGGGCAAGGCTACCAGTTTGGGTTCCGaagtcgtgagaatgagtaatattgcTTCTTTAAAACTGGAGTATATTTAAAgattgccaaagaatctggaaaactcTCACAGAACTAACTACCTcggtctctgtctctattctttcctatctctttctctgatactcttctctttccctccttgactatctaccctctttccagagcccTAAATACAATacactttttagcctgagtgttttaagagCCACGAAATCTCTTGCTGCTCCTTGGCTAGATCtaattaaatttccaaatttatatatgtgtatgttgtTTTTACATTCCTATATATGTTAGGAGAATGCTATTGAAGTTGTTATATCTTAGGCCGCCTAATCCGATTCCTTTCAAAGAACGGggtatttcgaaaatacctccatagCTTCAGTCATGACAGTTCTCCAAACTGTCTCGGAGAGGGAAACCATACTGGGGGAGGGAAGAAGACGCTGATTACACCTTGTTCTAATGCCCATTCTATGCTCCCAAAATCTGAACTATGAGCTAACCAGCGCCGTGAGGTAATACCTTTTTGGCAGTTCCGCGTGGAGAGTGGTAGATTGTGGTAGATTgagaggtgtttagtacgtaggtgtagctcTGAGGCTACAAATCGTACGTATtgctatgccggtatagcagGACTGATGATAGTTACCTCTTCACGGGCGTCATCCCGAAAAAAACCACGTCTCTGTTGACAGTTACGATTTGTAAAAGCCTTCGTTTATCTAAGAACCACCATAACAATATCagacttgaaatccaacggagaatctctcttgccaacaagtgctactttggaataAGTATTCAATTGAATggtaaggctctcatcatgcccgtcccaaCGTTTGACGCAAAAGCTTGGAtaatgacaatatccgatgaggcgtcacttggagtgtttgagagaaagattctgtggatgatgtttagacctttgcacgttggcgacggcgaatatcgcaggcgacggagcaatgagctgtatgagctttacaacgacatagacatagcgcagcaaataaagatccagcggctacattgGCTAGGTcatgcgccaatc
Coding sequences within:
- the LOC129253211 gene encoding venom protease-like, encoding MYFISTLCVIGFTLLAVMNGQVSDKDCNNARNECKELQYCPDIFTSLSTIDFSAIPFCNKLLGIVCCPRSDIVLDTRFGSIEPTTYAEKACFEYQKLAPTSCPQPLIYGGEKAAPKEFQSIALLGSKDKSSGLIEWYCGGTLISKRFVITAAHCWRRDINFVRLGELDYSTTSDATQTQDFDVRNAIMHPMYKLEHYNDIALVELARDATLNEYVLPACLPSKNTEYKSFTAVGWGETEHKISSPHLLKVQLNVFAGNDCTASETAQIELEWGVRERTQICAGSHQSGFDTCYGDSGGPLYVPHPSYPCMLQVAAITSFGYVRCGTAGIPSINTKVNLYLDWIENVVWNTTTPF